A stretch of Prosthecobacter debontii DNA encodes these proteins:
- a CDS encoding replicative DNA helicase: MIPQPANPYGRTRFETASAEELLQRIHSPQPLPHSEEAEIAVIAAWMWHPHLLDEGGVQPSAFYHQPRRIIAMELMALHHAGKLPVHEGQFDAALFTHHLRSRGLLDQAGGATAIIELATALPVPGHYPHYRKILTECFQRRQLIHRLLLGIDRLQNLGRLGQAEHETVASITADLHTQLSEIETDDDSADLPCRPISEIIHSVVDKAEFRASNPGVLPGLSTGLARLDELTGGLQRGRLWAVLAESSEGKSSLCRQIVEEACKQGHVGVIYTYEMMDDEEAGRMICSQGIVRSSTLKSGQFTRAELQGFQQACQDIQGWSVAIVDVAGRYIEDIQRDILRRRRRLREGQELVVMIDYIQLALTRKDCSSRQREIAHITGSTKQCAKRAQCTILMPSQVNKDGEAREAMDIEQDADVELKILNPMKNQVKQEHWKKGRPDAPPPVPEDDPTRRLIQLAKNRDGPRGDAFPARLVGQHFRFQAMGE, encoded by the coding sequence CTGGATGTGGCATCCGCATCTGCTGGATGAAGGCGGCGTGCAGCCCAGCGCCTTTTACCATCAGCCGCGCCGCATCATCGCCATGGAGCTCATGGCCCTGCATCATGCGGGGAAGCTGCCTGTGCATGAGGGCCAGTTTGATGCTGCCCTCTTCACCCATCACCTGCGCAGCCGGGGCCTGCTGGATCAGGCCGGAGGCGCCACCGCCATCATCGAGCTGGCCACCGCGCTACCCGTGCCAGGGCACTACCCGCACTATCGGAAAATCCTCACCGAATGCTTCCAGCGTCGCCAGCTCATCCATCGCTTGTTGTTAGGCATCGATCGCTTGCAAAACCTTGGTCGCCTGGGTCAGGCCGAGCATGAAACCGTGGCCTCCATCACGGCCGACCTTCACACCCAGCTCTCCGAGATCGAGACCGATGACGACAGCGCCGATCTCCCCTGCCGACCCATCTCCGAGATCATCCACAGCGTCGTGGACAAGGCCGAGTTCCGCGCCAGCAACCCCGGCGTTCTCCCCGGCCTCTCCACCGGACTTGCGCGGCTGGATGAGCTCACCGGCGGCTTGCAGAGGGGCCGACTCTGGGCCGTGCTGGCGGAGAGTAGCGAGGGCAAAAGCTCCCTGTGCCGCCAGATCGTGGAAGAGGCCTGTAAGCAAGGCCACGTCGGCGTCATCTACACCTACGAGATGATGGATGACGAGGAAGCGGGCCGCATGATTTGCAGTCAGGGCATCGTCCGCAGCAGCACCCTGAAGAGCGGTCAATTCACCCGTGCCGAACTGCAAGGATTTCAACAGGCCTGCCAAGACATCCAGGGCTGGAGCGTCGCCATCGTGGATGTCGCCGGCCGTTACATCGAGGACATCCAGCGGGACATCCTGCGCCGTCGCCGCCGCTTGCGTGAGGGGCAGGAGCTCGTGGTCATGATCGACTACATCCAGCTCGCCCTCACGCGTAAGGATTGCAGCAGCCGTCAGCGCGAGATCGCCCACATCACCGGCAGCACCAAGCAATGCGCCAAACGCGCCCAATGCACCATCCTCATGCCCAGCCAGGTGAACAAAGACGGCGAGGCCCGCGAGGCCATGGACATCGAGCAAGACGCCGATGTCGAGCTGAAGATCCTGAACCCCATGAAGAACCAGGTCAAACAAGAGCACTGGAAAAAAGGCCGCCCCGATGCCCCACCGCCCGTCCCCGAGGACGACCCCACCCGCCGCCTCATTCAGCTCGCCAAAAACCGCGACGGCCCCCGCGGCGATGCCTTCCCTGCGCGGTTAGTCGGCCAGCACTTCCGCTTTCAAGCGATGGGGGAGTGA
- a CDS encoding ATP-dependent Clp protease proteolytic subunit, translating to MSTLAYKENPERCVYITGRIDDALTAMLFPQINQLRVASNEPITFYIDSLGGDIRAADMIRSLAKAPDPDGNSRELVTVVIGTAASAAADTLILGDYSIAYDHTLVGCHGTRQNPRDDLTYEAATSMASALRQTNEMYALRLARRCFPRLLFAFSQMKELEDYCASEAHSIDPLATSLAQRLSLSTGRLVSKAQVRCSEITQMSNYVFDRISKPSKAKSKSQTKNADKEVLDAVIAYKTQQYKGSAWRLSGGIEEVTQDYQVFYDYHIGEHSSEEEAWIHRFGTLLLTDDSLKAHQMLPEETAEEQNEKAEWLMSKVGWKMKQLWYFCVSLARILQTDDFWLQPEEAYWLGLVDEVPGSQLLPLRKLNGDTDKEA from the coding sequence ATGTCTACCTTAGCTTATAAGGAAAACCCCGAGCGCTGTGTTTACATTACGGGGCGTATTGACGATGCCCTGACGGCAATGCTTTTTCCGCAGATCAATCAACTGCGGGTGGCCAGCAATGAGCCGATCACCTTTTACATTGATTCATTGGGTGGGGATATCCGAGCGGCGGATATGATCCGCAGTTTGGCGAAGGCCCCTGATCCTGACGGGAACTCTCGGGAGTTGGTTACGGTGGTCATCGGAACCGCTGCCAGTGCGGCTGCCGATACCCTCATTTTGGGAGATTATTCCATCGCCTACGATCACACTCTCGTTGGCTGCCATGGCACACGGCAGAATCCACGCGATGATCTGACGTATGAAGCGGCGACTTCGATGGCCTCTGCCCTGCGGCAGACCAATGAAATGTATGCGCTGAGATTGGCGCGACGCTGTTTCCCGAGGCTGCTGTTCGCTTTTTCGCAGATGAAGGAACTGGAGGATTATTGCGCCTCTGAGGCTCATTCCATTGATCCGTTGGCGACAAGCCTCGCTCAGAGATTGAGCCTATCGACTGGGCGTTTAGTCAGTAAAGCTCAGGTGCGCTGTAGTGAGATCACTCAGATGTCTAACTATGTATTTGATCGAATCTCAAAGCCTTCTAAAGCTAAATCGAAAAGTCAGACAAAAAATGCAGACAAAGAAGTTTTGGACGCAGTTATTGCCTATAAGACCCAGCAATACAAAGGCAGTGCCTGGCGGCTATCAGGTGGTATTGAAGAGGTGACGCAGGATTATCAAGTGTTCTATGACTATCACATCGGAGAGCATAGTAGTGAAGAAGAAGCCTGGATTCATCGTTTTGGGACTTTGCTGCTTACCGATGATTCCCTTAAGGCACATCAGATGCTGCCAGAAGAAACCGCTGAAGAACAAAACGAAAAGGCTGAATGGCTAATGAGTAAGGTTGGGTGGAAAATGAAACAGCTCTGGTATTTCTGCGTCTCCCTGGCGCGCATTCTCCAAACGGATGATTTCTGGCTCCAACCCGAGGAGGCTTACTGGCTGGGGCTGGTGGATGAGGTGCCGGGCTCTCAGCTTTTGCCTCTCAGGAAGCTGAATGGAGACACTGATAAGGAGGCATGA